A portion of the Magnolia sinica isolate HGM2019 chromosome 17, MsV1, whole genome shotgun sequence genome contains these proteins:
- the LOC131231748 gene encoding uncharacterized protein LOC131231748 codes for MNRYGVGEYKRKGEVGGRDGRAYGERKWDGQAGQDRRGSRLTAGAYVRGSVTFLLGREQLLSEAPNPGSPTSSAPISPVLPLPLPPPLHKQGQAQLSLLLLSALSLSLSIIYLQEVYVYNKVGNSPLSLSEVQVYNKATMHSFIATLSISTIPRIGIFGRDRIFVDGIIITMDLNIALENNSKTTAAAIAVFSP; via the exons ATGAACCGGTACGGTGTGGGAGAgtataaaagaaaaggagaagtggGAGGAAGGGATGGTAGGGCGTATGGGGAGAGAAAGTGGGACGGGCAGGCCGGGCAGGACCGGCGGGGAAGTCGGCTGACCGCTGGGGCTTACGTCAGGGGGTCGGTTACATTCCTTCTGGGGCGGGAGCAATTGCTGTCAGAGGCACCCAACCCGGGCAGCCCCACTTCCTCTGCCCCAATCTCTCCTGTCCTTCCCCTTCCCCTTCCCCCTCCCCTTCATAAGCAGGGGCAGGCCCAGCTCTCTCTCTTGCTTctttctgctctctctctctctctctctatcatctATCTACAAGAAGTATACGTGTATAACAAAGTAGGgaattcccctctctctctctcagaagtACAAGTGTATAACAAG GCTACAATGCATAGCTTCATCGCCACTctctccatctccaccattcCAAGAATTGGAATCTTCGGCCGCGACAGAATATTTGTTGATGGAATCATCATCACCATGGATTTGAACATTGCTCTTGAAAACAACTCAAAAACAACGGCAGCCGCCATCGCGGTTTTCTCGCCTTAG